atAAATTTCTTACCCAATTAATTTaacaattttaccatttatataattatttaattttctattttcGTCTAGATAAGAATAAACTTACGCATGCAAGTGTATCTAATATCTAGTATATATTGATCTCATTTTTGTTTTTATCTTACATTCATAACATCACaagcataattatttaattacattatatGAATACATGCATTTTGCAATTAATTACATAATTCACTTATTTACCGTAGCTATTACATGACATAGacaggttttttatttttaaactatttaatttatttatgacaaTTATATAAACAttgtatacagggtgtcccaagaccatgggacatgaagggaaagtacctaaaatatcacagataggatatattgctgaaagaagactttattttatttttaaaacttggtaaaactgcattcaaaaaaaatttttttttttttttaatgtatggacaaattttaaggctaaggagtctgccatgtaaaatgttaaaattcatggtcttccttttatctccgacactatgttatttagagaaagataatctttatgatgaagcctatcgatcggtatgacaaaattacaggatgttttttttttctcgtgtagcgggtttgattcccggtttaaccatgtaattatttaaaaatctatgaatggagttttacttagttttaaaaataaaataaagtcttcttgtagcaaaataccctatctacgatatttaaggtactttccgttcatgtcccatagtcttgggacaccctgtataatgtGCGTTCATTAAGgagatttatgtattatatttataacatccattcatatttttattgtttacaaTCTGGGAAGGTAAGTTAGttggtaagtaggtacttaatctaATTTCGACGAGATTCGGGAACGGGGTAGGTCCACCGATCAGGAGGTCTCACCATCCTGCCAAAGCGAGTAACATAATAATTAGTATTATTCATTTGTTCGCGGTTTGGACTTGGGCCCCGGGAGCCGACGGGACATTGCGGCACAGGCAGACGGGACATAGTTACATTTATATCATCGTAAGTACGTACGCTAGGTAGATCAGAGCGCTGAGGTGAGTCAATTATCAGCTGTCTGCGATTACGTCTTAGAATTCTACCAGATGTCATTTTTATAAGATAAGACCTCGTACCTACAGTTCCATGTATAGTTCCATTATTCCATTCATTGTTTAATCTTACTTTAACTTTTTCGCCTACTTGGAGTTCTCGCAGGTGCTTAGCTCCTTTATCgtaataatgtttttgtttacTTTGACGCGATTTTAGGTAGTGTTCGACATTTCGCGGGATTTTAGGAGCTAGTAATCTTGGGGAACATGGTAAAAAACTGCGTAGTTTCCTATTATTCAATAATTCAGCGGGTGAAGGTAAATTGTTGTCAAGCGGAGTATTCAAAAATTCTAAAAAAGCTATGTTAAAATCAGATTTGTTGAATGTGGTTttctttaacattttttttattgtctgtATTGACCGTTCAACTTGACCGTTAGACTGGGGGTAGTGGGGGGAGGAAGTGACATGTTGGAAGAACCACTCTCTAGAAAAAGTTTTAAATTCAGTTGATGCAAATTCAGGCCCATTATCCGAAACTATAATTTCCGGTATGCCTTGACGTCTAAACACTTCTTTTAATTTCTTAATGACCACACTAGAACAGAGGGATTTCACTTTCATTACTTCTACAAATTTGCTATAGTAGTCAATTACTATCAGATAAGATTTCccattaaaatgaaatatatcTATACCTAATTTTGACCAGGCTCTTTTTGGAGGTTCATGCTGCATTAAAGTTTGTTTAACGTTTTGTTTTCTGAACGTCAAACACGCTTGACAATGCGAAAGGTAATCTTGCAGCTGTGAGTTCATATGGGGCCAAAACATGATGTCGCGCGCTCGTAGCATGCATTTTTCTATTCCTAAGTGGCTACTGTGTGCACGTTTCATCATTTCTGGCCGCATACATTTAGGTATGACCACACGATCCCCTCTCCAAACAATTCCATAAGCAACTGATAGTTCGTTTTGATATGCAAAGTAAGGTTTTAATAtatcactagcttttacccgcggcttcgcccgcgtaataaaagtattctattatcccttacaattttttacattttgcttatacttatcgcaaacgtaatcttcaagcaagcagacaacgatcgtcttagagcacattgattgtaagagaccgccgaccgattatccgtatcccgctaacgatacccatattatccgtatccgtatccgtatccgtatccgtatcgctatcgctatcgctatcgctatcgctatcgctatcgctatcgctatccctatcgctatacctatcgctttccctatcgctatccctatcgctattcctatccctatccctatcccttatcaagatgtttaatgatataacactttaagttctcgcgctttgtacacatatttaaagtcacatacaggtcgaacgcgattaattaacattatttttaccttttttcccaacgtttcggccaggttgcactggccgtggtcacggaagactgacgtcccagcaaaatgtcaccggagatgtaaacaacacaaaactacccgatattaatttatataaatgttcggggtagacaaataaatataatctacccgcttttagttaatgtttatttcccaccatgtttattttaaaggtaaaaataatgttaattaatcgcgttcgacctgtatgtgactttaaatatatgtttaatgatttcttatcaagtgctaaaatataaagtttcatggttttatcatttaaaattaagaaatcccatacaaactttcaacctctttttcaaccccttcatccctttttttcgaaataaaaagtagcctatgttctgtctcagggtctaaagattgtctgttccaaatttcatcaaaatcggttgcgtggtttaagcgggaaagcgtaacagacagacagacagacagacagacagacagagttactttcgcatttataatattagtatggagtatggattaACGTCTTTTTTGTGATTAGGCCATCCTCTTTTTATAGTTTTAGTTAGTTCTTTTAATTCGTCATCATCTTgagtacatttttgtatttgtaagaAGTGCGTATCAGTGAGCGGGTTACTTGCTGATATCGCACACACCTGCGCGCGCACGTCGAGATCGCACTCCCGTGTGTTTTCATCGTCGCGCACGCCCACCTGTACTGCACGAGATAACGCATCCGCTATATATAAGTATCTGCCAGGCTTGTATACTAGATTAAATGTGTATGGCTGTAATCTCAACAACATCCTTTGTAATCGAGCGGGAGTGTTAACTAACGGTTTTTTAATTATGCTTACTAAAGGCTTGTGATCTGTTTCGATCGTAACATCATTTTTtccatatatatatgtataaaaccTTTCACAGGCGAAAACACAAGCGTATAATTCCTTTTCGATCTGTGCGTAGGCTTGTTCTGTTTTTGTCAGCGATTTAGATACATAACAAACAGGTAATCCATCTTGCAGTAGGCATCCACCTAATCCATTCTTACTTGCGTCTACCGAAATCGTAACTGGTTTTTTAACATCGTAATACTGCAGAACAGGAGGACTacacaaacatttttttaaagtattaaaacaaatatcatGCCTCGAGTCCCAGTGCCAGTGTACGTCTTTCTTTAACAACTCGCGTAAAATATGAGTTTTCTCGGAGAGGTTAGGTATAAAATTCCCTACATATGTTATTAATCCGAGAAACCTTTCTAAGTCTTTGACACTTGCAGGGGTAGGCATGTTCATTATAGCGCGAGTGCGTGAGTCATCGGGACTCACTCCGTGTTGCGTAATCTTGTGACCCAAATATTTTATCTCCGATAAGCCTATTTTGCACTTCTCTCTgtttagttttatatttatttccctACATCTTTGTAACACTTTTCTTAGTCTAATGTCGTGTAATTCTTTGGTGTCGGCGTAAATCAACAGATCATCTATGAATAATTTTACCCCTTCTATATCGTCAAAATGTTCATATAATTTCCTATGGAAAATTTCAGACGCCGAGGAAATTCCATACGGCATGCGTAGAAATTTATACCTACCAAAGGCAGAGTTGAAAGTGCAAAGGTCACTACTAGCTGGGCTCAACTTAACTTGCCAAAACCCTTGCTTAGCATCAAGAGTGCTAAAGTACTTTGCCCCCGCTAGACTCGAAGTAATTTCATCTAGAGTGGGCAACTTAAAATGCTCTCGCTTAATTACTTTATTTAAATCTTTCGGATCAAGGCATATTCGAAGGTCTCCGTTCGGCTTTTTGACGACAGTCATGCTGTTTACCCAGTCGGTAGGCCCTTCGACCTTAACGATGATGCCTTGATCCTGCATCTCTTTCAATTTATTCTTAACTTGTTCCACTAACACAAGGGGCAATTTTCTAGGGGCGTGAATTACCGGTTGAGCATGGTCTtgtaattgtattttatattctCCCGGTAGGCACCCTATGCCATCAAAAACATCAAGGTACTCATCTAGTACAGAGGCAACATTATTTGGTTTACCTATCGATAGCTCATGGACTCTTTTTACTAAGCGCATTTCTCTACaagagtacctacctattactgGATTCGAATCAACGTCGGCTATAATAAACTCTaaaatgtaagtattatttttatacacaaCTTTTAAATTGCactttcccgctataggtatcAAGGTTTTCGAATAACCATAAATCCTTAATGAGGTTGTGTTAAGCGAATGCTTGTCTATACCTAATAATTTCAAGTACCTCTCAGGCAAGACACTTACCTCAGCTCCCGTGTCCAGTCCAAACGTAATATTCTTATTATTAATGGATAAATTGACAGACCATTcattatcataattatgtttattatttacCTCATCGGTGGATTCCCCTCTTATTTCATACACGCGACACATTCTCGAGTAGTGATTTCGTCCATGGCACCTGTCACACAGCTGACCAAATGCCGGACACTGGAATCTTCTATGTGTGGAGCCACATCTCGAACAGCTATGGCCGCCAGTCCTGTTGACCTGTGACGACCGCTGCCACCTGCCGCGCGCTGGCTGGTTGTCGTGCCCGGGAGCCGcgtgcgccggcgccggcgcgggGCGCCCGCCTCGCCGCGCTCCacggcgccgcccgcgccctCTGGCGCTGAGCGCATGCACCGCCTTATCCTCATCTGTATATTCTGTATCCTCATGTTCTTGTCTACAACAGCTCGGACGACCTTGGCGTTCCATCGCGATTTTGTGTTTGGAGTTGATTTCATGCACATGATGTTCCGCATTCTCCTGCTTTATATGACCGGCTTGAGCACGGGATATCTCGGCTAGCCTACATATTTCTATAGCTTTTTGCAGCGTCAAATCATTTTCTCGTAAAAGTCGTTCTCGTAAGGTTGTCTCCTGAATACCACATATTAACCTATCCCTCACAAGGTCACTGCAGAGATCTTTAAAGTCACACTTTGCCGCCATAACATTTAATTCAAAAACATATTGTTCAATAGATTCAAATTCCAGCTGGTTCCGTGTGAAGAATCTGTGCCTTTCTACGGCGAGGTTCTTTTTGGGTTCAAAAAATACGTCAAATTTCTTTAACAACTCATCAACTGTCTTtgattcttatttatttatttatttatttaatctttattgaacaaagaaacacaatgtacaataggcgaacttaatgccataaggcattctctaccagtcaacctttaggcaaagcagagaagttgtaggcggtgcaaaattacaaaaacaaaagaactatattaggtacctacttttaaggACACAATGCAtgcaacaaaaaataatacagaggaataaacatacacatatacatgatattaatactaatacataaaattacatacatataagtatatataatacatacaatccGATGAGGTGTACAAAACAGACATACTACGAATTATCTGAATTGCCAGCAAAAAATGTGTTGagggattttttaaaagtaaaccTATTCGGAGACTGTCTAATTTTGACAGGGAGACTATTCCACAGACGCGCAGCTTGAACAGAAAAGGAATTGGACATGTAGCCAGTACGGTGGGATGGTATAGACAGAGAGAGATTGCCAGAAGAGCGAAGTTGACGTACACGAGAGATACCATAGTACTGGAAGAAAGATTTAAGATAGACAGGAGACTGAGGATCATTAATAACAGAGAAAAGGGTACAAAGCATGCGAATATTGCGACGTATACGTATAGGAAACCAACCAAGTTTAGAGCGGAAAGACGAGATATGGTCGTATTTACGGAGGCAGAAGATAAAACGAATGCAGTTATTTAGTAAGCGGTCTAACTTGTTCAGGAGCTCCTCATTCAAATCCGGGTAACACACATCACCGTAATCGATAATAGGTAAAATTAATGTTTGCACTAATAATATCTTGGTTCTTACAGGTAAGAAGTGTTTCAGTTTGTTTAGCGCATGAAGAGAACCAGTAACCTTACGGCTTATCTCGGCTACTTGAGTCCTCCAACTCAGGCCACTATCCAGAAAGACGCCTAGGTCTTTTACACTTTGGCTGTAAGGGATAGGCGTGCCATTAAAGTATACAGGGGGTGTAACTTCGACTTTAGGTAGCTGCCGGGTGCCGCCTATGACAATGGCCTGACACTTGGAAGGGTTGACAAATAGACCGAACCTCTCCGACCAACGCTGAATATGCAAGAGGTCCTGATTCAATTTGCCAACAGTAGCCGCAAGGTCAGCAATACTGCAGTGGTCATAGAGTTGCAGGTCGTCAGCGTACAGATGGTGCGAACAGCGAAGGtctaaagtaataaaattgacaAAGATGGAGAACAATAAAGGTGAAAGAATACCTCCTTGAGGCACACCAGTGGCCAAATCACACCAATCGGATAATTTTTTATCGACCCGCACTGCTTGCTGACGCCCACAGAGATATGCCGAAAACCATTTTAGGGCACAAGGAGACACGTTGAGGTGCTCAAGCAAGGCAAGGAGAATCTCGTGGTCAACAGTGTTGAAAGCGTTAGAGAAGTCAATGAGGATGAGCACTGTGACCATTTGGTTCTCCATGCCGCGCCTGATGTCCTCGGTTACTTTGAGCAGTGCAGTACAAGTGCTATGTCCCGGACGAAAACCTGACTGGTAGGGGCTCAAAAGATTGTGTGAGAAAATAAATCTTGACATCTGTTTATGAGCCACAGCTTCAGCGATTTTCGATAGAAAAGGAAGTATCGAAATGGGTCGAAACTGGCTAACCAAAGATGGATTACTAGTTTTTGGCAACGGTAAAACGAAGGCTTTTCGCCAAAGTGCTGGAAATTCACCGTTTAAAAGCGAGGAGTTAATAATATCAGTCAGTATAGGAAGCACAGAGTCTAGAATTGACACTATCATGTGCCGACCGATATCATCACAACCTACAGCCTTGGATTTAATTGCCTTTATAATAGCTCTAACCTCCGATTGAGTAGTGGGTGAGAAAGAAAATGAAACGGTATCAATAGAGGGTAGAGCTAAAACTTCAAAAATGGTGTTAATTTTAGCATTGACATCAACGGAGCGAGCGGACGAAAAGTGCTTGTTAAGTTCAGAAAGGGAGAAAGATACACCGTCGAAGGGAGTATTATTCGGTTTTCCGAGGCCAAGAGATTTTAAAAACTTCCAGACGTCAGCCATGGAAGATGATGAGACATTGTGATGGATGAACCGCCGCTTTGCTGAACGTACCATCTGGTTACACCGGTTTCGCGCAATCTTAAATCGTGCCCAGTTATCGTCTGTGCGGTCTCGCTTAAAGCGCTTAAAGGCGCGGTCTCTTCGACGCATAGCCATGCGCACACCCTCAGTAATCCACGGCGCCGGCGGCCGCTTGACCCTAACCCTGTGCAACGGAGCATGTTTGTCGAAGATCCTTAATATAGTGGCGTTAAAGAGACCTACTTTGGTATCCGTTGCGGTTGCTTTGAGTACAGGGGACCAGTCAATTGCAGCAGCGTCGCGAAGCAGAGCATCCGTGTCAACTTTTGCAAAGCTACGCAGGTAAATTATGGCCGGTTTATACTTGGCCGGTTTGATGTTGTAAGATGCGTATATAAGGTCGTGGTGTGAAAAACCGGGTGCAAGAAACTGGCCATGTTTTATAATATTGCTAGGTGAAGAAGTGAGGATTACGTCCAGCCAAGTGTCAGAAAGAGCAGTATGATGAGTAGCAGTTAAGGGCAGAAGAGATAAATTAACAGAAtcaattaaaaattttaatttacggCTTTGTTGAGTGTCCTTGCAAAGATCAGTATTAAGATCACCCATGATAAGGTGATGTGTGTAATCCGAGCTTAAAGATTCAAGAACTTTCTCCAGGTCTGAAAAATAATCAATAGTAGGGGGACAGTAGACTACACCCAGTACAGCCTTGACTCCTTTGACATTCACCTCGAGAAATATCCATTCCGCTGACCCAGAGTATAGAGACGGagataaatttataattttgtacGGAATGTTACTCCTGAGGTAAATGGCAACACCACCACCGCCCTTTCCGGTACGATCATTTCTGATCAAAACAAAACCGGGTAGGGCATAAGATGTGGAGCCGAGGGTAGGCTTCAGCCAACTCTCCGATACAAGTATCGCGTGAACAAAGTCGGTTTGAAATGTGTCTAAGAGGTCCGTATAGTGAGAAGCGATGCTTTGAGCGTTTATGTGGCACAAGTTGAAATACTTAGAGTTTAGAAATTCGCGTGAAACCAAAGTACCTAAGTTCTGAGAGGTATCAAGTGAAGTAAGTGAAGCAAATTCAGAACTATCATTACTGGCAGAATAGAAAGTTTCATCATCAgacatatatataaataaataacacgcacaaatatgaataaataaatattatgtgtcccaaaataattataaaactaagttattgctataatataatatctatTCTTCTGAATATTGGTCATATACCTCGCGGCATTTATCACCTATTATATGAAGTAAAATATTAATCTGGaccttttgtgattttttcgaAATTTCGCAAGCTTCGTAATAAATTAGAAAagcttttttccatttttcccatTCTTTACATAAATTTCCCGATGTAACGTTTACTAGATTGTTCTCGAATTTGAACGGCAATGGCGGCTGCAGCACTGACTCCATTATAGCGATAAACGATTCTCACTATCACTCAGTACGTATTTATTAATAAGTAGCGACACACAATTTTATTACAGTCCGTACATAGTTTTACACTTTATCCGtaattttacattatataaGTCTTTTTTccggctgcgccatgtaaaGTAGTTATTAGGGAACACACAATGAAACCACCTCAGTCCCTATGGGAGCGTAGGTTCgtatcctaccggctgcgccatgtaaaGTAGTTATTAGGGAACACACAATGAAACCACCTCAGCTGATTATAGACTGATTTATTATTTTCGCTTGTATGCCGTTACCGCCTACCCTACATACAAATCTACCCACATAGTAATATGTGACAGTTATAATATAAAACtcattcaataaaattattattgtgACTATTGTCACGTAGGTTAAAGAACAGAATATCCATTGATATCGTATATCGATCCAGCCGGTGTGTAGACAGTAGACATAGacagacacaaagaaagacagaaAAGCAAAACcttgatttgatttaaaaaaaaaatacatttgacAGTTGCAGCAGGTGTTGCTGCTCTCAATAACGTAGTGATATGCTCTCTGCTCTCTCGTAAGGACAGTAATACACTGATAAAGTGATAACAGACAGACCAAAACGTAGTGatttgaagctaggaacacactacgcggacgtccgtcgtaaatcgaccgcggacgggaatctggacaatggaaatacacataaagctaggaacacactacgcggacgtccgtcgtaaatcgaccgcggacgggaatctggacaatggaaatacacataaccgtgcaaactatcggtcgacggacgcggacgtggccttgagcgcacggacgtccgatcgaaatctggctctctggatgttttgctccgtgcacactgataggtcgcggtcgcggtcgttttacgacggacgtccgcgtagtgtgttcctagcttaaagccacgaacatactacgcggacgtccgtcgtgaatcgaccgcggacgggaatctggacaatggaaatacacatagccgtgcaaactatcggtcgacggacgtggacgtggccttgagcgcacggacgtccgatcgaaatctggctcgctggatgttttgttccgtgcacactgatcggtcgcggtcgcggacgatttacgacggacgtccgcgtagtatgttcctagcttgaccgtgcaaactatcggtcgacggacgcggacgtggccttgagcgcacggacgtccgatcgaaatctggctctctggatgttttgttccgtgcacactgataggtcgcggtcgcggtcgttttacgacggacgtccgcgtagtatgttcctagcttcaatgCTCTTTGAGACAGACAAGTTGTTGCAGCTTTTGTATTGCCTGTGgcttatcccgccaggcggcgcctgtgcaagcaGGGAGACTAGAGATAGATGATATTTCTTGATTTCTAACCTCCAtatgtgcaagtgcctaggcatgtcgcTGTCATTCgtatgtgagagagaaaaaacatatcatctgctcgctctcacgtatgaaattctttagagcccgcgcacacgggcaactgttgccggcgacttttttgtcgcggccatggcctagtatgaaagtgcgcacacgaggcgacgcaacttttcatacaaatagtcgccgagcaactgttgcccccgtgtgcgcgggcccttatCTGTGGCGCCAACTGTCACAACCTGGTGTGCCTCCTTTTGCCGACTCGACATTGGACGACCCGACCCGTCACAAGGTCATGGTGTTGTCATACTAAGTACAATATCAAGAAACGGGTAAAATGtgataaatatattacttatattagTGACCTTGCATTTCCATGCGGACCCAAGCCACCAGTCACATTATTAGTACCAATGAAGCATTTTAAAGGGCCTAGTGCCTTCTACTTGCTAACTGGCACAATATCGTTGAAGAGTCGTTTTCGTTCCTCGAAATATTTTAGGATTTAGCTAAGCTCAGAATTTAATTGCGTCCTTGTGACACAATCTACTAATTTGCTATTTTGCGTTTATTCTGGACTCACTTGTGAATGATTTTTAATAGGTGTCGGTAATGAATAGGTATTACCATGGACCTAATATTATACGGACGTAACGCTCAatctctaggtccatggggtcccagcacgaacaagttgttcacagaaatcgcgaagcgtctggttgaggtaactggtgaccgaagagctggcgacttcctcgcagaacgtatcagcattgcgatcgTAAACACTGTCAATTTAGCAAACTTATATGCTGTGAGGAGAGTTATGTGCAGATTGTTTTACCAGTTTGATACTcacagcgccatctaggctGCGTGCTGAACACTATTAGCGTTTGGTTCGTGCAGTGATACTGATGTAAGGATTGGAAATAAACTGCAGGCACCCTTACTATGTCTTGTATTACCGGAATACTTATAATAAGTGCGTTTGTTTGTTAGAAAAGACGGAGGCGGCCGATTATCACTATATTTTGTCGTTATTGCTGACGTAAGTGCGACAATAATGCTGCTCCGCAGTCCCGGCCTTTATCACAATTCAAGATTTATCAAAGATACTTGAGGTTTTATGAAATTGTGCAAAGCGTATAATACACCTGGCAAGGTGATATACTtataagggatcatccacatattacgtcacaccaaatttcaggtttttggacccctccccccccctatgtcacgcttttttgtatccctttaacagggattgtcacatttaatatgaccccccccccccccttacactgtgacgtaatatatggatgacgcctaatGAACGGTTAAGAGGCACGAAAAAATTCCAGAGATAATCTTgaaaaattacttagtaaaaaaGTACGTTGCACTATTCATTAAAATTGTGTAGCTTattatacaaaaacaaaatctGAGTGATGACCAacaagcagaatggatttacccgagtttgaagttaagcgacacaatttaaCTACAGCTATATTTACTTTCGGTTTCACCAATACTTAGGAAACCTGCTAAAATGTCTGTATACAATTATATAGCTATAACCACTTTATACAATACTTCATATGCGGGTAAATAACTAGcatacatttaaattaaaacaagcTTTAGTAGTACAAGGACAGAATCGTTTACTTACACAACATAGCACCTAGGTAAGAAATCgtaatacaaaaatacaaacaacGGCTCAATGAGAATAAATACAATCAAGAACTAAAACACAATATACGTAATTGATAAtttaaatggattttttttACAAGTCTGCATGTCACACACAGAGTTATTCCTAATTTTCTGTCACAGGAATGCAAGATAATTCGCGGTACGAGAAAGCCGCCAAAGgagcgatttttttttcaaccgtAGGAAGAATTGGCCTGGGGCCAGACTGACCGAGGACTCGCGACTCTCTCGAGGCTGCTCGGTCGGCACTCAGTCAGCTGTTCAGAAGAGTGCGCCAAGCAATTGGGatgacgactaaaaaaaactatttagtccgtcagttagatcatcAAAAAATTTTGGgcacatatttttaattttttctcttaaacgaaaaatgacgacggtacagtgccttgaactttcgcgtgacgtcacgcctaggtacaattcattaattagataaagcgaaaaatatgtgttcagtatttttagacgatctaactgacggactaaacagaattcaatttttttaatgtagtcgtcatccctattggcTAGGGCGAGGCAAACGTGCGCGCACGAGGGCGGACGTTTTCCACTCGAGGTTATTCGGTCAATGTGGACCCAGGTACTAGTAT
This genomic stretch from Leguminivora glycinivorella isolate SPB_JAAS2020 chromosome Z, LegGlyc_1.1, whole genome shotgun sequence harbors:
- the LOC125241347 gene encoding uncharacterized protein LOC125241347; its protein translation is MAAKCDFKDLCSDLVRDRLICGIQETTLRERLLRENDLTLQKAIEICRLAEISRAQAGHIKQENAEHHVHEINSKHKIAMERQGRPSCCRQEHEDTEYTDEDKAVHALSARGRGRRRGARRGGRPAPAPAHAAPGHDNQPARGRWQRSSQVNRTGGHSCSRCGSTHRRFQCPAFGQLCDRCHGRNHYSRMCRVYEIRGESTDEDGETS